The following nucleotide sequence is from Halogeometricum borinquense DSM 11551.
GGAACATCCGACTCGGCAACAGTGGCGACGCAGAACTCCTCGAAATCCCACAACCATTCGACCGGCTACGCAACCGGCAACGCGAAACACGCGAACGGAATGTTCAGGTAGACCTCCGCAGCTTCGACTTCGACGACGACCCAATCATCGAACGCCCCATTGAGTGGGAGGAATAATCCACTCATTCTACGACAACTGAGCCAATAGCGATCCCACACTCCCTAAACTAATGATAACAGGTCGTGAATAGCGATAATAATGGCAGCTACACTCACTGAACCCACCGTTCTCGCTGCCGCGAAGGACACTCTCTACCCTGATCTCGACACGAACACAGACCATTACGCTGTCACAGAAACGCAGTTCACGAAATCCTCTTGGGGTGGATGGGAGATTCCTGACGATCTCCGTCGTCGCCTCGCGCCGTACAACACCATTCGACTCACGGACGGGGAACCTGATCTCCTCGGCGTTGGGATGCCTGCTCTCGAAGTCCTGAACGCCGATGCCACAACAACACCGGTCACGGTAATCGAAGCGAAAGGCCACAATAGCGATCCGAGTGCTGCTGATGTCCGAACCGGCATCAACCAGGCGCACGGTCACTTATCCGAAGTCAACATCGGGTACGTCGCTGCCCCCATCCAAAGCATCACCGACCAGGCACGGGCACTAGCTCGGGACCTCAACATCGGCGTCATCGGCGTCGAAAGCCCGCACGACGCAATGCTCATCGAACCAGCTCGCGTCACCGGTGTCGGCGACTTCTCCACCACTATCGACGCGATCCGGTTCCAAGCCACAACGCACCAACTCACCGAAGGCAGCTTCCCAGTCAATCACCCGAAGAACTACCTCGGCTACGCACTCGCCCTCGCGGCAGATGGCGGCACCCCTGACGTTTACTCCGAGCACGTAATCAACAGCGTATCAGGTGGCCGTCGCGGCGCAATCCTTCTCGGTCTCGTTGACAATCAGCCTCACGGAGAGACACTCACGCATCTCGGTGCAGAAGTCGTCCGCTTCGCCCGCAGCCACCACGGGACTGTCGATGCTGCACTCGACGAATTCGCCTCGTGGAAAGGCCGTTCAACACCGTTCACCGACCTTGCTCCTCGGTGGGCGCAACTCGCCCGCTCAGTCGCCATCCAGTACGAGCCAACGCAACTCATCATCGAAGCACTCGAACGCCTCCACCAACACGGCATCAAACCCGCCACCATCGACACCGTCGTCCGAGAAGCCTGCCGCATCAACCAACCACTCGCCGTGGAAGTATTCTTCACCCAATCTAGGCGTGAAGACGTGCTCACCGCCGATGGCGACATCGACGAATCAGTGCTTACGGATCCGACTGTGTACAAGTCCGGCATTCACTTCCAGTTCAAGTACCACCTCCGACATATTGGACTGCTCACGGCAGGCGGAACCGATGACAAAGACGAGGTCCTATCGAACAATTGGGAGCTAAATCAAGCGGTCGGACTCTGATTGGCTCACTCTTCGCCTGACTTACTGGCCTCTGTGATGAGGTTCCCGAACCGTCGGAGCAGGACTTCTGCATTCTCCTTAGTTGTTGTCGGTTGGTACTGCTCCTCCTCGTACTCTGCCAGTTGGATGCTTGGGTGAGCCAACAGGTTGAGCGACTGTTCAATGACGTGCTGGTCCGGAACCCGCTCCTCATTGTACATGCCTTTCAAAATCAAACGGAGCCGGTCAGCGGTTCCTTCCTCTGGGTCTGCTCGTTGAAGCGCTTCCATCACGGCAAGCAAATCCTCAGTCCCACCAAGACGAGTCCGTAGTTCATCATCGATCTGATCAAGCCGGTCATCTTGGAATGCACCCTGCTCAGTAAGATATGTTGAGAGTGCTTCCGGCGGAATCCCGTAGGTATCTCGCCGTTCTAAGAGCGCCTTGAGGTGATCGGTTGCAAGGAGGACGATTCCTTGCCGGTCCGCATCTTCAATTGCTGCCGGGGTGAAGCCAGGTGCAACTACAATCGCTTGGTCGGCCGAATGTCGCTCTTTATGCCCTTGGATTCGCGTTGCATCTGGCGATGCCAGCGTTCCACTGCTTCGTGCCTTCACTTCAACGACCGCATGAATCGGTGCGGTAACCTCGACATCCGTATCGTCCCCACCTTCTATCCACCGTGCCTCAAACCCCAACCGAGAGAACGCCTTAGCGACAAGCTCTTCCAACTCCTCATACTGGTCACCATCCCGACTCGCCGCAACGATACGCTCTCCCAGACCGAGTTCCTGTTCTTCTTCAGACTCCTCCTGCAACGAGTCCTCATCGAACTCATGAACCCGGACACCACTCCCCGTTAACTCATTAACTGCGGTTTCAACGGACTCGTACGCATCCTCTACATCTCGGATACGCGCATCGGACACCCGACTGAATCCCTGCGGGATGTAATTATCTTGGTACCCAACAAGCTCGTTGAACGACTGGACATCCACATCAATCTCCGCCACACCGGTCAAGAACACCAAATACCGCCACGGACTTTCAGGGTCCCACGGATTCCCCTCAGTACGCCAGAGATGCTCAGCCAGGTCAAGATCATCCCGTGTTCGAACAACAGTGGCCTGCGCAATGTACCGCCCATCCCGGTAAATTAACGCGATGTCACCACCCTCCACGAACTGCCACTTCGAATCAACTGACGTCCCCCAAAGATGCACCTTCTCCGACTCCGAATCAGTAACGGCCTCAACTTCGGCATCAGAAAGATGTTCCGCAAACTCCGCTGGGTCATGCCCTCCCTTCACAGACTGCAGATAATCCTGATAGGCATCCTCACGTCCAGCTGTAATAATGGCTATCCCCGTCATTCGTAAGTAAATGAATAACTACTCGGTCAGGAGAAAAATCATAGGGGTAAACAAGGATTCTATTGGTCACTCTGGGGTCTGGATTCTGGTACGTATGCCGGAATTGTCCATCAATGAAGCATCGAATTCAGGACTAGCGTCCACAACAAACATCCCTCTGTCCCACGCGCCTTACGCCTGAGGTCTGTTAAGATGGGCACACTTGTCATCGACATTGAAACCGCCAGCCCGTTCGAAGAGCCGCCCGACAACTCGAACGACACCCAGTACTTCGAACTCTTCGCTGTCAGCCTCGCGTACGCTGACGACCTGAACGACACACCAGAAACCGAAGTGTTGTTCCGGAGCGGCGACTGGGACGACCAGTATACGATTGACCTCTACGAGCGCCTACTCGACTGGTGTGATGACCGCAGCGTAGATCGTCTCCTCACGTATAACGGCACCTGGTTCGACGGCACGCACTTGCTGAACTGGGCCTGCAACATCGACGATAGTGCTAACCGAGACTTCTTGACACGCACAGAGGCCTTGTTCGAGAACCACGTTGATGTCGCGCTCGCAGCTGCCGATGAGTACGAAGCCGAGCTATGGGACGACCAGCACATCCTTCCTGACTGGAAGGTCTACGACCTTGCTGGGATCGACAACGACAGCGTCTGGTACGACGACTACGACTTCCCCGACAACTATCTCTCCGGAATAGATGGGAAAGCTGTCCAAGGCAAGCACATCGGGCAAGTCCTCGGCGACAAATACGTTCAAAACGTCGAAGCCGGCATTGAACATACCAGCGTCC
It contains:
- a CDS encoding restriction endonuclease; translation: MKGGHDPAEFAEHLSDAEVEAVTDSESEKVHLWGTSVDSKWQFVEGGDIALIYRDGRYIAQATVVRTRDDLDLAEHLWRTEGNPWDPESPWRYLVFLTGVAEIDVDVQSFNELVGYQDNYIPQGFSRVSDARIRDVEDAYESVETAVNELTGSGVRVHEFDEDSLQEESEEEQELGLGERIVAASRDGDQYEELEELVAKAFSRLGFEARWIEGGDDTDVEVTAPIHAVVEVKARSSGTLASPDATRIQGHKERHSADQAIVVAPGFTPAAIEDADRQGIVLLATDHLKALLERRDTYGIPPEALSTYLTEQGAFQDDRLDQIDDELRTRLGGTEDLLAVMEALQRADPEEGTADRLRLILKGMYNEERVPDQHVIEQSLNLLAHPSIQLAEYEEEQYQPTTTKENAEVLLRRFGNLITEASKSGEE